A genomic window from Silene latifolia isolate original U9 population chromosome Y, ASM4854445v1, whole genome shotgun sequence includes:
- the LOC141630253 gene encoding zinc finger BED domain-containing protein RICESLEEPER 2-like: MTEPSEPTSPFTRPIVEEYFVNVDDEMEIEEEMEAQVTEEDTHPHLNSTEDVLAEESPLPHPFKRERKAKVWKDFLDPTLVKGICKSKCKYCDKALSHLKSGIFSILVDNVSANDTCIQVLKDTFSLTKRLLCDGKLFHVRRCAHILNIMVQHGLKEVKTIISNVHESVDYINQSDLRLKKFTELVQQFNLKERRLVLECKTRWNSTYEMLACVIKFKKVFARLAQADRSYTYCPSAEDWVKIEKLSEILEVFNDTTNIISGSEYPTSNLFLAEIYRIKVLLDTQLVTYDEFVKKLVKKMKERFDKYWGQCNLLMAIGAVLDPRLKMKVVEIIFPKMFPSDDGSVARDNVNKVRETLYELYKEYVTMYSPTGQSDEAEGSSSMSIRSNTPGLSELLRVVRSEDTIESRKSEVDDYLEEGCYVPHEDECFDALAWWKDKSMKFPIISAGS, translated from the exons ATGACTG AACCATCAGAACCTACCTCTCCATTCACTCGTCCTATAGTGGAAGAATATTTTGTGAATGTTGACGATGAGATGGAAATTGAAGAAGAAATGGAGGCACAAGTAACGGAGGAGGATACTCACCCTCATCTTAATTCTACCGAAGATGTGCTTGCTgaggaaagcccacttccccatccTTTCAAAAGAGAAAGGAAAGCCAAAGTGTGGAAGGATTTTTTAGACCCTACTTTGGTTAAGGGTATATGTAAATCTAAGTGTAAGTATTGTGACAAAGCTTTATCTCACTTAAAATCTGGG atTTTCAGTATTTTAGTTGATAATGTTTCAGCAAATGATACTTGCATTCAAGTTCTCAAGGACACTTTCTCTCTCACTAAAAGGTTGCTTTGTGATGGTAAGTTGTTCCATGTTCGTCGTTGTGCACATATTCTGAACATTATGGTACAACATGGTCTTAAAGAAGTGAAAACTATTATCTCTAATGTTCATGAGAGTGTTGATTATATTAATCAAAGTGATCTACGACTCAAAAAGTTTACTGAACTAGTACAACAATTCAACCTTAAAGAAAGAAGACTGGTTCTTGAATGCAAGACTCGTTGGAATTCAACGTATGAAATGTTAGCTTGTGTAATCAAGTTCAAAAAGGTGTTTGCAAGGCTAGCTCAAGCAGATCGTAGTTATACTTATTGTCCTAGTGCTGAAGATTGggtgaaaattgaaaaattgagcGAGATATTGGAAGTGTTTAATGATACGACCAACATTATATCAGGATCTGAATACCCTACTTCTAATTTGTTTTTGGCTGAAATTTATAGAATAAAAGTGTTGTTGGATACACAGTTAGTCACTTATGATGAATTTGTTAAGAAATTAgttaaaaaaatgaaagaaaggttTGATAAGTATTGGGGTCAATGTAATTTGCTTATGGCAATTGGAGCTGTGTTGGATCCTCGATTGAAAATGAAGGTTGTGGAGATTATTTTTCCAAAGATGTTCCCTTCTGATGATGGTAGTGTAGCTCGAGATAATGTTAATAAGGTAAGAGAGACCTTGTATGAGCTATATAAAGAATATGTTACCATGTATTCTCCTACGGGGCAGAGTGATGAAGCTGAAGGTAGCTCTTCTATGAGTATAAGGAGCAACACTCCAGGATTATCTGAACTTTTACGAGTAGTGAGAAGTGAGGATACAATTGAGTCGAGGAAATCTGAAGTTGATGATTATCTTGAAGAGGGGTGTTATGTTCCTCATGAGGATGAGTGTTTTGATGCCTTGGCGTGGTGGAAAGATAAATCCATGAAGTTTCCTATTATCTCGGCTGGTAGCTGA